A region of Salvia splendens isolate huo1 chromosome 17, SspV2, whole genome shotgun sequence DNA encodes the following proteins:
- the LOC121775099 gene encoding B-box zinc finger protein 19-like, translating to MRTLCDVCEGAAAVLFCAADEAALCRACDDKVHMCNKLASRHARVGLASPSDVPRCDICENAPAFFYCEVDGSSLCLQCDMIVHVGGKRTHRRFLLFRQRVEFPGDKPGLTGDPVVQGVDKRDNNHNHSRRLMDEDDQQISPSADLDAGAADREAKNGAGMIDLNMQPHRLHSHAENNQG from the exons ATGAGGACGCTTTGTGACGTTTGTGAGGGCGCTGCTGCTGTGCTTTTCTGTGCTGCTGACGAGGCTGCTCTTTGTCGTGCCTGCGATGATAAG GTTCACATGTGCAACAAGCTTGCTAGTAGGCATGCAAGAGTTGGTCTAGCTAGTCCCAGCGACGTTCCACGCTGTGATATATGTGAAAATGCTCCTG CCTTCTTTTACTGCGAAGTGGATGGCAGCTCCCTCTGTTTGCAGTGTGACATGATCGTGCACGTTGGTGGTAAACGAACACATAGGAGATTCCTCTTGTTCAGACAGAGAGTTGAG TTTCCTGGAGATAAGCCTGGTCTGACTGGGGATCCCGTTGTACAAGGCGTGGACAAGAGAGATAACAACCACAACCACTCGCGGAGATTGATGGATGAAGATGATCAGCAAATTTCTCCTTCTGCAGACTTGGACGCCGGTGCTGCTGATAGAGAAGCTAAGAACGGTGCAGGAATGATTGATTTGAATATGCAGCCTCATCGTCTCCACAGCCACGCTGAAAACAATCAG GGGTGA
- the LOC121773937 gene encoding WAT1-related protein At5g64700-like isoform X2 has translation MEEKKALLAVLAIQLVQAAATLFLLPIAISLQRKTAPPLPLSLFIKIFMLSLIGITMSLDIVGVGLKYTSASLGAATSNTLPVITFFLALLLGMEKVKIRSRAGVMKICGVTLCIGGVVTIAFYRGPFFKLLLHHHLIHNHLQQIQPHLPPANTWIKGVFLMLLANLCWAFWLVLQGSVLKSYPSKLLLTTLQCLLSTLQSFIVAICVTRDPKDWQIGWNIRLVSVAYCGIVVTGFTFYLQTWVVEKKGPVYLSMTTPWIMVFTIILSAFVFGEIIALGSVIGAILLVGGLYFVLWGKAKEEEMEKEECQQIVDVEKACGGSMGQTTTIK, from the exons atggaggaaaagaaggcCCTTTTGGCAGTGCTTGCGATACAGCTAGT ACAAGCTGCTGCTACTCTCTTCCTTCTCCCCATTGCCATCTCCCTCCAACG GAAAACTGCTCCACCGTTGcccctctctctcttcatcAAGATTTTCATGCTCAGTTTAATTGG GATTACTATGAGTTTGGATATAGTGGGTGTGGGTTTGAAATACACGTCAGCATCTCTAGGGGCTGCCACTTCCAATACGCTGCCTGTTATTACTTTCTTCCTTGCACTCCTGTTAGG GATGGAGAAGGTGAAGATAAGAAGTAGGGCTGGAGTGATGAAAATTTGTGGAGTAACACTTTGCATAGGAGGAGTAGTGACCATTGCCTTCTATAGAGGCCCTTTCTTTAAACTATTGCTTCACCATCACTTGATTCATAACCATCTTCAACAAATCCAACCTCATTTGCCTCCTGCAAATACTTGGATCAAGGGTGTATTTCTCATGCTACTTGCCAACTTATGTTGGGCATTCTGGCTCGTGCTACAG GGGAGTGTGTTAAAGAGTTATCCATCAAAGTTGTTGTTGACAACCCTACAATGCTTGTTAAGCACTTTACAGTCATTTATAGTGGCAATATGTGTTACAAGAGACCCTAAAGATTGGCAAATTGGATGGAATATAAGACTTGTGTCGGTAGCCTATTGT GGAATAGTGGTGACTGGCTTCACATTCTACCTTCAAACATGGGTTGTTGAGAAGAAAGGACCAGTATACCTATCCATGACCACTCCATGGATCATGGTTTTCACAATCATTCTATCAGCATTTGTTTTTGGAGAGATCATTGCTTTGGGAAg TGTAATTGGGGCAATTCTCCTAGTTGGAGGgctttattttgtcttatgggGAAAGGCTAAGGAAGAAGAAATGGAAAAGGAAGAATGCCAGCAAATTGTAGATGTTGAGAAAGCATGTGGAGGTTCAATGGGGCAgactactactattaaatag
- the LOC121773937 gene encoding WAT1-related protein At5g64700-like isoform X1 → MEEKKALLAVLAIQLVYAGYFLLTKLAFDVGMNTFVFVFYRQAAATLFLLPIAISLQRKTAPPLPLSLFIKIFMLSLIGITMSLDIVGVGLKYTSASLGAATSNTLPVITFFLALLLGMEKVKIRSRAGVMKICGVTLCIGGVVTIAFYRGPFFKLLLHHHLIHNHLQQIQPHLPPANTWIKGVFLMLLANLCWAFWLVLQGSVLKSYPSKLLLTTLQCLLSTLQSFIVAICVTRDPKDWQIGWNIRLVSVAYCGIVVTGFTFYLQTWVVEKKGPVYLSMTTPWIMVFTIILSAFVFGEIIALGSVIGAILLVGGLYFVLWGKAKEEEMEKEECQQIVDVEKACGGSMGQTTTIK, encoded by the exons atggaggaaaagaaggcCCTTTTGGCAGTGCTTGCGATACAGCTAGTGTATGCAGGCTATTTCCTCCTAACAAAGCTTGCATTTGATGTTGGAATGAAcacttttgtgtttgttttctaCAGACAAGCTGCTGCTACTCTCTTCCTTCTCCCCATTGCCATCTCCCTCCAACG GAAAACTGCTCCACCGTTGcccctctctctcttcatcAAGATTTTCATGCTCAGTTTAATTGG GATTACTATGAGTTTGGATATAGTGGGTGTGGGTTTGAAATACACGTCAGCATCTCTAGGGGCTGCCACTTCCAATACGCTGCCTGTTATTACTTTCTTCCTTGCACTCCTGTTAGG GATGGAGAAGGTGAAGATAAGAAGTAGGGCTGGAGTGATGAAAATTTGTGGAGTAACACTTTGCATAGGAGGAGTAGTGACCATTGCCTTCTATAGAGGCCCTTTCTTTAAACTATTGCTTCACCATCACTTGATTCATAACCATCTTCAACAAATCCAACCTCATTTGCCTCCTGCAAATACTTGGATCAAGGGTGTATTTCTCATGCTACTTGCCAACTTATGTTGGGCATTCTGGCTCGTGCTACAG GGGAGTGTGTTAAAGAGTTATCCATCAAAGTTGTTGTTGACAACCCTACAATGCTTGTTAAGCACTTTACAGTCATTTATAGTGGCAATATGTGTTACAAGAGACCCTAAAGATTGGCAAATTGGATGGAATATAAGACTTGTGTCGGTAGCCTATTGT GGAATAGTGGTGACTGGCTTCACATTCTACCTTCAAACATGGGTTGTTGAGAAGAAAGGACCAGTATACCTATCCATGACCACTCCATGGATCATGGTTTTCACAATCATTCTATCAGCATTTGTTTTTGGAGAGATCATTGCTTTGGGAAg TGTAATTGGGGCAATTCTCCTAGTTGGAGGgctttattttgtcttatgggGAAAGGCTAAGGAAGAAGAAATGGAAAAGGAAGAATGCCAGCAAATTGTAGATGTTGAGAAAGCATGTGGAGGTTCAATGGGGCAgactactactattaaatag
- the LOC121775433 gene encoding kinesin-like protein KIN-7E has translation MGSVEGEGELVRGSEERINVSVRLRPLNGKEILRHDVADWDCINDNTVVYKNVNVSASDRSMYPTAYRFDRVFRPDCSTREVYERAAKNVAISVVSGMNSSVFAYGQTSSGKTFTMTGVTEYAIADIYDYIQKHPERDFVLKFSALEIYNESVRDLLSVDSTPLRLLDDPERGTVVEKLTEETLRDWDHVIQLLSICEAERQIGETSLNEVSSRSHQIIRLTVESSPREFIGRDSAALAAAVNFVDLAGSERASQANSAGTRLKEGCHINRSLLTLGTVIRKLSTGRGGHIPYRDSKLTRILQTSLGGNARTAIICTMSPARSHVEQSRNTLLFASCAKEVTTNAQVNVVMSDKALIKYLQRELARLESELRNSQSTISMPNYSAMLREKDLQITELEEKLNEVILQRDVAQSQVKDLLEIIGNEASVTREGSGHYPHLRVQRSPGSTMSEEETPHSSDGDARYCSQGHSRTSSEAQIVKVPYFDENMVLGSASPIILASNSSDSYSDQGWEEIEKQSDGTSEEDTCKEVRCIETEELDATNSNSICLEGDSEFPHEEVIPYVYDHVQAVLSPSENNEGIKENDCAMEEQSKEHEERGLSSPLSKEEMEVSSIQSPDFPSRPTHGLDQDTPLATFFKLSKSRSCRARIADLNSPWLDFREITSLFGSERGYVDFEKKQSPLSFTPFVRDLSRKDPRCSPDHTFDIEMDPSQDMHTKCQNVEGVDDETPKRDVKDVGLDPIVDECRGLSNWAAEFRRLQREIVELWHACNVSLIHRSYFFMLFQGGDASDAIYMEVEMRRMKFLRDKFSRGENTVVNGQCLTLALSMKVIREERRMLSKRMSKKLSEQERESLFLKWGIGLDTKLRRLQLSHRVWTKTDEMEHISDSAFLVAKLVSSEQHGQTHHKEMFGLNFTPRRSHNSFRRSLISFL, from the exons ATGGGGAGTGTTGAAGGTGAAGGGGAGCTGGTGAGAGGCAGTGAGGAGAGGATTAATGTGTCGGTGCGTTTGAGGCCTTTGAATGGGAAGGAGATCTTGAGACATGATGTTGCAGATTGGGATTGCATCAATGATAACACTGTTGTTTACAAGAATGTTAATGTCTCTGCTTCTGATAGGTCCATGTATCCAACTGCTTACAGATTTG ATAGGGTGTTTAGGCCCGATTGCTCGACAAGGGAAGTCTACGAAAGAGCAGCCAAGAATGTTGCGATTTCAGTTGTTAGTGGAATGAATT CAAGTGTTTTTGCATATGGGCAAACGAGCAGTGGGAAGACGTTCACAATGACTGGGGTGACCGAGTATGCAATAGCTGACATATATGATTATATACAGAAG CATCCGGAGAGAGATTTCGTGTTGAAGTTCTCTGCTCTGGAAATCTATAATGAGTCCGTCCGTGACCTCCTCAGTGTAGACAGCACTCCTCTTAGGCTCTTGGATGATCCAGAG AGAGGGACGGTGGTCGAGAAGCTCACAGAGGAAACCTTAAGGGACTGGGATCATGTGATTCAGCTGCTATCTATATGTGAAG CTGAAAGGCAAATCGGAGAGACATCCCTTAATGAAGTCAGCTCCAGATCTCACCAGATTATTCGACTG ACGGTGGAAAGCTCGCCCCGTGAGTTTATAGGCAGGGACAGCGCCGCTCTTGCAGCTGCTGTG AATTTTGTCGATCTTGCTGGAAGTGAACGAGCATCGCAAGCTAATTCAGCTGGGACGAGATTAAAAGAAGGCTGCCACATAAATCGCAGTTTGCTGACATTAGGAACTGTCATTCGCAAGCTAAG CACGGGACGGGGTGGACACATTCCTTACAGAGATTCTAAGCTGACGCGAATCTTGCAAACGTCGCTAGGGGGGAATGCTAGAACCGCCATCATTTGCACAATGAGCCCTGCACGCAGCCACGTTGAGCAGTCAAGAAACACCCTTCTGTTTGCGAGCTGTGCAAAGGAAGTGACCACCAACGCCCAAGTTAACGTGGTCATGTCTGACAAAGCTCTGATCAAGTATTTGCAACGGGAGCTAGCAAGACTCGAGAGTGAGCTTAGAAATTCTCAATCCACTATCTCCATGCCAAATTACTCCGCGATGCTAAGAGAGAAAGACCTTCAAATCACTGAG CTCGAGGAGAAGTTGAACGAGGTTATTCTGCAAAGAGACGTCGCTCAATCACAAGTGAAAGATTTGTTGGAAATAATCGGAAATGAAGCATCCGTGACACGG GAAGGATCAGGACACTATCCTCATCTGCGAGTACAAAGATCACCCGGAAGTACGATGTCAGAAGAGGAGACGCCACATTCCTCGGATGGTGATGCGAGATATTGCTCACAGGGACACAGCAGGACAAGTTCAGAGGCTCAAATAGTGAAAGTCCCATATTTCGACGAGAACATGGTGCTTGGTAGTGCATCCCCGATAATCTTAGCTTCAAACTCCAGCGACAGTTACTCGGACCAAGGTTGGGAGGAGATCGAGAAGCAAAGTGATGGAACGTCGGAGGAGGATACATGCAAGGAAGTTCGTTGCATCGAGACAGAAGAGCTTGATGCTACAAACAGCAATTCCATATGTTTAGAAGGGGACTCTGAATTCCCTCATGAAGAGGTAATTCCATATGTATACGACCACGTACAAGCTGTGTTATCACCATCTGAAAACAATGAAGGGATCAAGGAGAATGATTGTGCAATGGAGGAACAGTCGAAGGAACATGAAGAGAGAGGCTTGTCGTCTCCTCTATCTAAGGAAGAGATGGAAGTTAGCTCGATCCAGTCACCAGATTTCCCATCTCGTCCGACACATGGACTGGATCAAGATACACCCTTAGCAACCTTTTTCAAGTTGAGCAAGAGCAGAAGCTGCAGAGCAAGGATTGCTGACTTGAATTCACCTTGGCTCGATTTTAGAGAGATCACGTCTTTGTTTGGATCGGAACGAGGATATGTGGATTTTGAGAAGAAACAGTCCCCATTGAGCTTTACTCCCTTTGTTCGAGATCTATCAAGGAAGGATCCTCGGTGTTCGCCTGACCATACATTCGATATTGAGATGGATCCATCCCAAGATATGCATACCAAGTGTCAG AATGTGGAAGGAGTTGATGATGAGACTCCAAAGAGGGATGTTAAAGATGTGGGTTTGGATCCAATCGTGGACGAGTGCAGAGGTCTTTCGAACTGGGCTGCCGAGTTCAGGAGGCTCCAACGAGAGATAGTCGAGCTCTGGCACGCTTGCAATGTCTCGTTGATACACCGGAGCTACTTCTTCATGCTCTTCCAAGGGGGCGATGCTTCGGACGCTATATACATGGAGGTCGAGATGAGGAGGATGAAGTTCCTGAGGGACAAATTCTCTCGAGGCGAGAACACCGTCGTCAACGGGCAATGTCTAACCCTGGCTCTAAG TATGAAGGTGATTCGCGAGGAGAGGCGAATGCTGAGCAAGAGGATGTCGAAGAAGCTATCGGAACAAGAACGGGAGAGCCTCTTCCTCAAGTGGGGCATCGGCCTCGACACCAAGCTCAGGCGGCTGCAGCTCTCGCACCGAGTATGGACCAAGACGGATGAGATGGAGCACATTAGCGACAGCGCATTCCTGGTGGCGAAGCTGGTGAGCTCCGAGCAACACGGGCAGACGCACCACAAAGAGATGTTCGGGCTCAACTTTACACCACGGCGATCGCACAACAGCTTCCGCCGGAGCCTCATATCGTTCCTGTGA
- the LOC121774163 gene encoding probable inactive protein kinase DDB_G0270444: MGGCSSRSMLETVDLDDELDPLPAPENQETPVNGAGKTEEEMCSIDLDVTPELDLEQVKQEEVEVEEAHETANVTPELDLEQVKQEEVEVEEAHEAANVTPELELEQEEVKVEEADEAATEAEKEVSTTETTREEKESPEPETSQAEETLEAEEEVVTAETIQVKANADEATQAEDDLENFEEVENDPEESENISEDEVVEEEEKQLPETLRSRVRGWIQGSIHRFPLPSHFSNFKIPSF; this comes from the exons ATGGGAGGGTGTTCATCCAGGTCAATGCTGGAGACCGTGGATCTCGACGACGAACTGGATCCTCTTCCGGCACCGGAGAATCAAGAGACTCCGGTCAACGGGGCTGGGAAG ACCGAAGAGGAAATGTGCTCGATCGACCTAGATGTCACACCCGAACTTGACCTCGAACAAGTGAAACAAGaagaggtggaggtggaggaagCTCATGAGACAGCCAACGTCACACCCGAACTTGACCTCGAACAAGTGAAACAAGaagaggtggaggtggaggaagCTCATGAGGCCGCCAACGTCACACCCGAACTTGAGCTCGAACAAGAAGAGGTGAAGGTCGAAGAAGCTGATGAGGCAGCGACCGAAGCAGAGAAGGAAGTATCAACAACCGAAACCACCAGGGAAGAGAAAGAATCACCCGAGCCTGAAACTTCTCAAGCAGAAGAAACCTTAGAGGCCGAGGAGGAGGTGGTGACGGCCGAGACCATACAAGTCAAGGCAAATGCAGATGAGGCAACACAAGCTGAGGATGATCTTGAAAACTTCGAGGAGGTTGAGAATGACCCTGAGGAAAGTGAAAACATAAGCGAGGATGAGGttgtggaggaggaggagaagcaATTACCTGAGACTCTGAGGTCGAGGGTTAGGGGGTGGATTCAGGGTTCAATCCACCGTTTTCCTCTTCCTTCACATTTCTCTAATTTCAAAATTCCCTCTTTTTGA